The genomic interval GGACAATTTTACCAATGGCGCTGGATACAGGTTCGGTGGCTGATACTTCCACCTTTTGGGGAATAAATTCTTGACATTGAACATCGCTGGTGTAGAGGGTAACTTTGACAGTGTTACTTGTCTCAGTTTTAGGCGCTGCTTCCAATGGCTCAACTTTTGTATTGCGGGGAGTAGCTTTAACAGTATTACTTGTCTCAGTTTTTGGTGTTGCTTCCAATGGCTCAATCTTTGGATTTTTGTCTCGTAGTTGAGCCATACTAGGGCTTTGGCTAGGAATTGGACTAGGTTGAGCGGCCGTTGTTGGGGCTTGGTCATCAATTTTGCTGGCTGTTGGTGTAGGATTAGAACTACAACTGCCCAGACTGGCTGCGATCGCCACAACAATTAATGGAATTAAATATCTTTGACTCATAGTTGTACTGCCATACTCTCTTGTTTAACTTCAGTGTCATTGGTATCAATTCCGTATAAATTTGCCAATAGTATTGCTTTAATTCTTATACTCTGATTACTTATCTTCAAATTAGATCATCATGCCCAGGAACGCCACCAGCACCTACGACCCCCGTAAAGCTGAATGGGAGAGTATTACAATTGACCAATGGGAACCATCTAAATGGAAGCAGTGGAAAGCCAAACACCCTGCATCAGATGAATTTGCCAAAATTGAACGAGAATATTTAAGAATTAAATATGCCATTCAGCAAGCTAACTCAGCATTAAACTTAGAAAAAGTTAAAGTCAAACTGAAATTAACCAGTCATAAAACCATCGGCTTACAAGGGACATTTCCTTGTAGACCAGGTGACATTGGTAAACAAGGTAGTCCTAACAAACAATATACCATTTCTTGTGGATTTGCTGCCAATGATACCGGGCTGAAAATGGCAGTTTTAAAGGCGCGAGAACTAGACTTATTATTAATCACCAAACAATTTCAATGGACTGCTGAACTACTGGGTAAACAAGCCCAAAAAATTGAACCCACAGCCCCAGAAAAATCTACCAAACTCATCAGTGAATTAATCCAAGAATACGAGCGCCAATTTTGGAAAACTCATGAAAAAAACCGCCAAGGCATCCGCACCTGGGAAACTCATTATCTGCGCCATCTCAAAAAATTACCCCCAGACATTCCCATGTCTGCCCAAGCATTAGAAGCAGCATTAGAAAAGACTAAACCTAACACCTCATCGCGCTTTTTCTTAGTTTGGCAATTGAAAAAGTTTTGTGAGTTTTGCGGAATTACCAACTTTGCCACAATTTATAGTTACGCCACCCCCAAACCCCATCCCACACTGCGAAAAGTCCCCACCGATGAAGAGATTATTCAGGGATTTATCAAAATTGGTAGCCCATTATCAGTATATGCCAGTAAAGAGAACCTCACAGAACCAGAGCAATGGCAATGGGCCTATGGGATGTTAGCGACCTATGGTTTAAGACCCCATGAATTATTTGCTGTTGATATAGATGCTTTTATGGATACAGCTAACACCTTTCATTTAGTAAAATTAAATCCTAGCTTGACTGACGGGACAAAAACTGGTGAACGCAGTTGTGGTATTCCCCCCCTACATCCCCATTGGGTAGAATTGTTTGATTTAAAAAATATTAAATTGCCTTATCATACAGGTACTTTGAATAATAAAACTGCAAAACTGCAAGTTAGATTTAGAAATGCCGAGGTCGGATTTAAACCTTACGATTTGCGTCATGCCTATGCAATTCGCGGTCATCGTTTAAGAGTGCCAATCAAAACAATGGCTGATTACATGGGGCATACAGTCCAAGAACATACAAAAACTTATCAACGTTGGATGAATGAAGATGCGAATTTAGCGATTTATCAAGAAGTAGTAATTCATCGACAAGGTACAACTAAAGAAGCTTTACAAGAAAGAATTAAGGAATTAGAAGCAGAAAACACAGCCCTAAAAGCTGAAAATGCCACCCTCAAAGGTTTATTGATTAAGCATCAGTTAGGTGAATTGCTTAGTTAAAGAATCGGCAGTGGGGAGTAGGGAGTAGAGAGTAGTACCGCTATATGATGAATTGTGTGCTTGTTTGACTGAGATTGGGAAACATATAAGTTAAGTGCAATTCAGTTCCCTAACAGGCAAGTAACAAAACTATGGCTGGTAATCTGATAACTGTAGATAAAAATACTTACGACTCCTTGCAAAAAGAACTCAAGGAGTTGCGTCAGCTAGTTGTCCAGTATCAGCAAACCAACTTACATCCAGAAATTGCCTTAGAAAATAGCGACAGGTGCTTCAAAAATATTGCAGATAACCTATCTGGGGCAATTTTTCAATTCACGAACTGTAATGGTGTTTGGAAAGTAGACTATGTGAGCGATTTTATTTGGCAGCTTGCAGGTATCACAACCGCCACAGTGATGGAGGATATTAATAGCTTTTTTGCCTGTGTCTATCCAGAAGATTTTGATAGTTTTATCGCTTCAGCAACAACAGCCGTAGACAATTCTATCCCTTGGCACTACGAAGGGCGTTTGGTGAAACCCAATGGGGAAATTCGCTGGTTTCAAGGCGAATCAACACCCATACACCATGACGAAAACGAGATTATTTTCTGTGGTGTCCTTTTGGATATTACAGAACGCAAACAAGCAGAAGCCGCCCTCAAACAACTCAATGAAGAATTAGAAGCACAAGTCGATGAACGTACCGCCGCTTTACGTCAAAGTGAAGCTAGATTCCAAAAGCTGGCTGATAGTATACCGGGGATGTTGTATGAATTTCGGCTTGATGCTGATGGTAGTATATCTTTCCCCTTTGTGTCTTCGGGATGTCGTGAAATTGTGGGGGTAGAACCAGAACAACTTGAAAAAGATGCAACCTTGGGATTTGCAGATGTCCATCCTGATGATTTGGCTGGGTTGCAAGCTGCAATTATGCAATCTGCCCAAACTCTGCAAAAATTTCACCATAAATGGCGGGCTGGTCATATTTTTGGTCAACAGAAATGGGTTCGTGCTTCATCTCGACCAGAATTGCAAGCAGACGGAGCGATTATTTGGTATGGTTACTTGGCTGATATTACCGAAGCTCAACAAACCGAACAACAATTCAAAGAACAAGCCCAGTTTCTGCAAAGCATCTGGGAAGGTGTAGATTATGGTATCTGCGTTTTAGATGTTTTAGATAACGGTACGGAGTTTCGCTACGTTAAATTGAATCCTGCCATTCTTAACCTTAGTTCGATATCTCTGGAACCTTTGCTCGGAAAAACAATGGCAGAAGGGCTAAGTCCTGAGATGGCAGATTATTATCGTCAGTACTACAGAAAATGTGTCCAATCTCGCAAGACAATATTTTTTGAAGAATCTTTTGTAATCAATGAACAAGAAATTTGGTGGTTGTTAAATGTTACACCTCTTTTTGATAGTGAATCGCAAATAATTCAACTAGTTGTCACTATTACTGATATTACAGAACGTAAGCAAGCTGAGAAAGAACGTCAATTGTTTGTTTCTTTGATTGAAAATAGCGATGACTTCATTGGTTTAGCTTCTCTAGACAGAAAACTACTTTTTTTGAACGAAGCCGGACGAAAGCTGGTGGGATTGGACAATCAAGAAATTAGTAAAGACTTTAACGCTAATGAATTCTTTTGTCTGGAAGATAGAGAAGATTTACGACAACGGATTATTCCTACGGTGATGGAAAGTGGTAGATGGCAAGGTGAATATCGTTTCCGACATTTTCAAAACCAAGAACCAATCTTAGTTGATTACAGCATATTTGTCATCAAAAACCATGATACTGGTGAACCTGTGTGCATGGCAACGATTACCCGTGATATCCGCGATCGCAAACAAGCAGAAGCTCAATTACAACAACAAGAACAATTTTTACGCACCATTTATGATGGGTTTCCCCACTTCATCTTTGTTGTCGATGTTTTAGAAAATGGAGAATTTCGATTTGCTGGATGTAATACAGCAGCAGAAAAAATGGTTGGCATTAATCATGACAAGATAGTTGGTAAAACTCCCAAAGAGTTACATGGTGAAGTTGAAGGTGCAGTTATAACTCAGCGTTATCAAAGCTGTGTAAATATTGGTGATAGAATTGAATATGAAGAATGTTTAACTTTTGATGGTCTAGAAACTTGGTGGTTGACTACTTTAAATCCCTTAAAGAATAGTGAAGGGATAATTTATCGGATTGTTGGCTCAACTTTAAATATTACAGCCCGCAAAAAAGCAGAAGCAGAACTGCAAGCTAGTCAACATTTTATTCAACGCATTGCTGATTCTTCACCTCATTTACTATTCATTTTCGATTTAGAAGAACAACGCAATGTCTATGCTAATAAAGAAATTGCTATTGTGCTTGGTTACTCTATCGAAACTATTCAAGAAATGGGAGATAGCCTAGTTCCTACTGTTGTTCATCCTGATGACTTAGCGATAGTCATCCAAAATCATCAACAAATAGTTAATGCTAAGGATGGGGATATTTTTGAGGTTGAGTTTCGGATAAAAAGACAAAATGGTGAATGGTCTTGGTTCTACACAAGAGAAACTCCATTTACTCGCAATGCTGATGGCAAAGTTAAACAAGTATTAGGTGTATCAACTGACATTACTGAAAGCAAACAAGTATTCCTCCAATTACAACAACAAGCCCAAAATTTAGAAACCACTTTATTAGAACTGCAACGCACGCAATCTCAACTTATCCAAAGCGAAAAAATGTCTTCTTTGGGTAATATGGTTGCAGGTGTAGCCCATGAAATTAATAACCCAGTCAACTTTATTCACGCTAATCTCATTCCAGCCAGCGAATATACCCAAGATTTATTACGCTTAGTAGAACTTTATCAAGAACATTTTCCTGAGCCGCCAGCAGAAATTCAAGCAGAAATCTCCCATATTGATTTGGAATTTCTCAAAACAGATTTAGTGAAACTACTTCAGTCAATGCAAGTCGGTACTCAACGCATCCGCGAAATTGTCTTATCACTGCGTAATTTCTCCCGTTTGGATGAAGCTGAATTTAAGCAAGTAGATATTCACGAAGGTATAGAAAGTACTTTAATGATTCTCCATAATCGGCTCAAATGTAAACCAAATCACCCAGAAATCATCGTTACTAAAGAATATAGTAAATTACCTCTTGTTGAGTGTTATCCTGGTCAACTCAATCAGGTATTTATGAATATATTAAGTAATGCCATTGATGCTTTAGATGAGGCTTTTGTCGGTGAACAAGGACAAATTTGGATTCGGACTGAAGTAGTAAATATAAACAGAATAGCTATTCGTATATCAGATAATGGTTTAGGAATTACTCAACCTGTAATTGCTAAACTTTTTGACCCTTTCTTTACAACTAAAGATGTAGGTAAGGGTACAGGATTAGGTTTATCAATTAGTTACCAAATTGTGGTAGATAGACATGGTGGCAAATTATATTGCAACTCAACACCAAAACAAGGTGCAGAATTTGTGATTGAAATTCCCATCACCCAACCCCACAATCGTAAGTAA from Aulosira sp. FACHB-615 carries:
- a CDS encoding sporulation/spore germination protein; this translates as MSQRYLIPLIVVAIAASLGSCSSNPTPTASKIDDQAPTTAAQPSPIPSQSPSMAQLRDKNPKIEPLEATPKTETSNTVKATPRNTKVEPLEAAPKTETSNTVKVTLYTSDVQCQEFIPQKVEVSATEPVSSAIGKIVQERDTADFSLSGYRVNVRNGVATVDLRLSPQSKRQIASLSSCEQFALFGSVRKTLMSNSQWKIKDVRFTEKGEDIVL
- a CDS encoding PAS domain S-box protein, whose product is MAGNLITVDKNTYDSLQKELKELRQLVVQYQQTNLHPEIALENSDRCFKNIADNLSGAIFQFTNCNGVWKVDYVSDFIWQLAGITTATVMEDINSFFACVYPEDFDSFIASATTAVDNSIPWHYEGRLVKPNGEIRWFQGESTPIHHDENEIIFCGVLLDITERKQAEAALKQLNEELEAQVDERTAALRQSEARFQKLADSIPGMLYEFRLDADGSISFPFVSSGCREIVGVEPEQLEKDATLGFADVHPDDLAGLQAAIMQSAQTLQKFHHKWRAGHIFGQQKWVRASSRPELQADGAIIWYGYLADITEAQQTEQQFKEQAQFLQSIWEGVDYGICVLDVLDNGTEFRYVKLNPAILNLSSISLEPLLGKTMAEGLSPEMADYYRQYYRKCVQSRKTIFFEESFVINEQEIWWLLNVTPLFDSESQIIQLVVTITDITERKQAEKERQLFVSLIENSDDFIGLASLDRKLLFLNEAGRKLVGLDNQEISKDFNANEFFCLEDREDLRQRIIPTVMESGRWQGEYRFRHFQNQEPILVDYSIFVIKNHDTGEPVCMATITRDIRDRKQAEAQLQQQEQFLRTIYDGFPHFIFVVDVLENGEFRFAGCNTAAEKMVGINHDKIVGKTPKELHGEVEGAVITQRYQSCVNIGDRIEYEECLTFDGLETWWLTTLNPLKNSEGIIYRIVGSTLNITARKKAEAELQASQHFIQRIADSSPHLLFIFDLEEQRNVYANKEIAIVLGYSIETIQEMGDSLVPTVVHPDDLAIVIQNHQQIVNAKDGDIFEVEFRIKRQNGEWSWFYTRETPFTRNADGKVKQVLGVSTDITESKQVFLQLQQQAQNLETTLLELQRTQSQLIQSEKMSSLGNMVAGVAHEINNPVNFIHANLIPASEYTQDLLRLVELYQEHFPEPPAEIQAEISHIDLEFLKTDLVKLLQSMQVGTQRIREIVLSLRNFSRLDEAEFKQVDIHEGIESTLMILHNRLKCKPNHPEIIVTKEYSKLPLVECYPGQLNQVFMNILSNAIDALDEAFVGEQGQIWIRTEVVNINRIAIRISDNGLGITQPVIAKLFDPFFTTKDVGKGTGLGLSISYQIVVDRHGGKLYCNSTPKQGAEFVIEIPITQPHNRK
- a CDS encoding integrase; the encoded protein is MPRNATSTYDPRKAEWESITIDQWEPSKWKQWKAKHPASDEFAKIEREYLRIKYAIQQANSALNLEKVKVKLKLTSHKTIGLQGTFPCRPGDIGKQGSPNKQYTISCGFAANDTGLKMAVLKARELDLLLITKQFQWTAELLGKQAQKIEPTAPEKSTKLISELIQEYERQFWKTHEKNRQGIRTWETHYLRHLKKLPPDIPMSAQALEAALEKTKPNTSSRFFLVWQLKKFCEFCGITNFATIYSYATPKPHPTLRKVPTDEEIIQGFIKIGSPLSVYASKENLTEPEQWQWAYGMLATYGLRPHELFAVDIDAFMDTANTFHLVKLNPSLTDGTKTGERSCGIPPLHPHWVELFDLKNIKLPYHTGTLNNKTAKLQVRFRNAEVGFKPYDLRHAYAIRGHRLRVPIKTMADYMGHTVQEHTKTYQRWMNEDANLAIYQEVVIHRQGTTKEALQERIKELEAENTALKAENATLKGLLIKHQLGELLS